One region of Silene latifolia isolate original U9 population unplaced genomic scaffold, ASM4854445v1 scaffold_57, whole genome shotgun sequence genomic DNA includes:
- the LOC141639754 gene encoding uncharacterized protein LOC141639754 → MTTISELHDFDVAVTDVGLDEWQHLTRRVAPSRFVALWMVANRLRATAIEALAGGRGRQRERDLERELAQSREETARLLRELEVRDAEIAALEARVTELGGDQQ, encoded by the exons atgacgacgatctctgagCTTCACGACTTTGATGTGGCGGTGACAGATGTTGGCCTGGATGAGTGGCAACATCTGACTCGGAGG gttgcgccatcccggttcgtggctttgtggatggtggccaaccggctacgggctactgccatcgaggcacttgctggcggtcgaggacgtcag agggagcgtgacttggagcgagagctagcccagtcccgagaggagacggctcgtctgCTGAGAgagctagaggtccgcgacgccgagatcgctgctctcgaggcgagagttaccgagttgggcggcgaccagcagtag